In the genome of Desulfofarcimen acetoxidans DSM 771, one region contains:
- the asrB gene encoding anaerobic sulfite reductase subunit AsrB — translation MAVNVYAPHRAKILNINRQTEIDYTFTLEADVKPLNGQFLEVSVPRVGECPISVSDFGEGYLELTIRRVGKVTNFIHDLKVGDSLFIRGPYGKGFPLAAFLGKRLIIAAGGTGLAPVKSVINNFCRNPGDIDKLDLLAGFKTPADVLFKAELQEWSKKFNVQVTVDKGDSSWSGRVGLITNLVKELTIENTDNTRVIIVGPPLMMKFTALEFINKSIPEKNIWFSFERKMCCGIGKCGHCKIDNTYVCLEGPVINYVQAKRLID, via the coding sequence ATGGCTGTAAATGTATACGCACCGCATCGGGCAAAAATACTTAACATAAATCGGCAAACGGAAATAGACTATACTTTTACCCTGGAGGCAGATGTAAAACCGCTTAACGGTCAGTTTTTGGAGGTATCAGTACCCAGGGTTGGTGAATGCCCGATTTCTGTCAGTGATTTCGGGGAGGGATATTTAGAACTAACCATCCGGAGAGTGGGCAAGGTAACGAATTTTATACACGACTTAAAAGTGGGAGATTCTCTTTTTATCAGAGGTCCCTATGGCAAAGGCTTCCCACTGGCCGCTTTTTTAGGTAAGCGCCTGATTATAGCAGCAGGTGGCACGGGCTTGGCCCCCGTAAAAAGTGTTATAAATAATTTTTGCCGTAATCCCGGTGATATTGATAAGCTGGACCTGTTGGCTGGTTTTAAAACCCCGGCAGATGTATTATTTAAAGCTGAATTGCAGGAATGGTCTAAAAAATTTAACGTTCAGGTCACAGTTGACAAAGGTGATAGCAGTTGGTCCGGTCGTGTAGGTTTGATTACTAATTTAGTTAAAGAATTAACCATAGAAAATACCGACAATACCCGTGTTATTATCGTAGGCCCGCCTCTGATGATGAAATTCACTGCTCTGGAGTTTATCAATAAATCAATACCGGAGAAAAATATCTGGTTTTCCTTTGAAAGAAAAATGTGCTGTGGTATAGGAAAATGCGGCCACTGTAAAATAGATAATACCTATGTGTGTCTGGAGGGACCGGTTATAAATTATGTTCAGGCAAAACGTTTAATTGACTGA
- the asrC gene encoding sulfite reductase subunit C, with translation MSVNTKKLIKNAYRITKERGITALRIRVPGGCLDVKYFDIIKKIAEKYGDGTVHITTRQGFEVPGISMNDIDEINEIISPILQGMEKELGVEIDDTTAGYPAAGTRNVSACIGNKVCPFANYNTAQLAQKIESLIYPNDYHVKIAVSGCPNDCIKAHMQDVGIMGMVEPVYRRERCIGCKACVSNCSKVSAGALSFINYKVERDEKRCIGCGECILKCPSSAWVRGDNYYRVVIMGRTGKKNPRIARPFLEWVTEDVVLSVIKNMYSYIERHIDKSLPKEHVGYIVDRTGFQVFSKEVLDNVELGEKAKSVKFISFGGYENDSPSRQ, from the coding sequence TTGTCTGTTAATACAAAAAAGCTCATCAAGAATGCCTACCGAATTACTAAGGAAAGGGGTATAACTGCATTGCGTATCAGGGTGCCCGGCGGCTGCCTGGACGTTAAATATTTCGACATAATAAAAAAAATAGCTGAAAAGTACGGTGACGGGACTGTGCATATAACTACACGACAGGGTTTTGAAGTCCCGGGGATATCAATGAATGACATAGATGAAATAAACGAAATAATTTCCCCTATCCTGCAGGGTATGGAAAAGGAACTGGGTGTGGAAATTGATGATACAACTGCCGGTTACCCGGCTGCCGGTACCAGAAATGTATCGGCTTGTATAGGCAATAAAGTCTGCCCTTTTGCTAATTATAATACTGCACAATTGGCTCAAAAAATAGAAAGTCTTATTTACCCCAATGATTATCATGTTAAAATAGCAGTATCGGGCTGCCCAAATGACTGTATAAAAGCCCATATGCAGGATGTCGGAATTATGGGTATGGTGGAGCCGGTTTACCGGAGGGAGCGTTGTATTGGTTGTAAGGCATGTGTGAGCAATTGCAGTAAAGTTTCCGCAGGTGCCTTAAGTTTTATCAATTACAAGGTAGAACGCGACGAAAAACGTTGTATCGGTTGTGGTGAGTGTATCTTAAAATGCCCGAGTTCAGCCTGGGTAAGGGGTGATAACTACTACCGTGTTGTTATCATGGGGCGTACCGGTAAAAAGAATCCCCGTATAGCTCGTCCTTTCCTGGAATGGGTGACGGAAGATGTTGTTCTAAGCGTAATCAAAAATATGTACAGCTATATAGAAAGACATATTGATAAAAGTTTGCCTAAAGAGCATGTTGGTTATATTGTGGACAGGACAGGCTTTCAAGTATTTTCAAAAGAGGTTTTGGATAATGTGGAACTCGGAGAAAAGGCCAAGTCAGTTAAATTTATCTCCTTTGGCGGTTATGAAAATGACAGCCCCAGCCGGCAATAG
- a CDS encoding MerR family DNA-binding transcriptional regulator, which yields MENRISIGKAAKYLGISINTLRVWEKKKILVPERTPTGHRRYKISQVESFEGKKYIRIQNTVFLYARVSTQKQVDAGNLDR from the coding sequence ATGGAAAACCGTATAAGTATTGGCAAAGCAGCTAAATATTTAGGGATTAGTATTAATACTTTACGTGTTTGGGAAAAGAAAAAGATATTAGTTCCAGAAAGAACTCCTACTGGCCATCGCCGCTATAAAATATCCCAAGTAGAATCCTTTGAGGGCAAAAAATATATCCGAATTCAAAATACCGTATTTCTCTACGCCAGGGTATCTACACAAAAACAGGTTGATGCCGGGAATCTTGATCGATAA
- a CDS encoding IS200/IS605 family element transposase accessory protein TnpB has protein sequence MKTTAMGIILELTAKQKEYIDNLMDRYCTAVRWAFKRLLDGWKVQDIRITVQGKFRLNSRQANDAVYDAQTTIKSQYELVQMHYENAKAKVEFTEKRIAKAKSLSKIAKLQKRLEKEQRKLAFWQKHLDNNTFPPVVFGGKKLFQERCKGNITREEWQEVRSNRYLSRGDKTKGGNLNTRIYKGQDQIYLDIAADPVQKGKSVRYNRITVPIYLSQKPSKKAGKINGINYRQMVLDYLKTGSAYQVEILRRDGKYYVHVSIEEEVPMPYNHKGAFGVDTNPDGLGVTQADCLGQYRGSEWLVQGEWTYARTNRRNNQTCEMAKKVILRAKEKGYALAVEDLKFKNDKSVTAKFNRMSHSFVWSKFLKAVDRCAAREGVPILKVKPAFTSVIGILKYQHMYGIAVHEAAGYVIARRGLGFYHEKIPKMLLDKLVKKKPEFKQMANWKQWSAVKKSVLAKIKKITKRKRVNSLVSWQIHRKNVLGIG, from the coding sequence GTGAAGACAACGGCGATGGGAATAATCCTGGAACTGACAGCTAAACAGAAAGAATACATTGATAACCTCATGGATCGTTACTGTACCGCAGTTCGTTGGGCATTTAAAAGACTGCTGGACGGATGGAAAGTACAGGACATTCGTATAACTGTACAAGGAAAGTTCAGACTTAACTCCCGGCAGGCTAACGATGCAGTATATGATGCCCAGACCACAATCAAAAGCCAATATGAATTAGTGCAGATGCACTATGAAAACGCCAAAGCAAAGGTTGAATTTACAGAAAAGCGTATCGCCAAGGCTAAATCACTGTCTAAGATTGCCAAACTGCAAAAACGGTTAGAAAAGGAACAGCGTAAACTGGCCTTCTGGCAAAAGCACCTGGATAACAATACTTTTCCGCCTGTTGTATTCGGAGGAAAGAAGCTCTTTCAAGAACGCTGCAAAGGCAATATTACCAGAGAAGAGTGGCAGGAAGTCAGAAGTAACCGTTATCTGTCACGGGGAGATAAAACCAAAGGCGGCAACCTAAATACCCGCATATACAAAGGCCAAGACCAAATCTATCTTGATATAGCTGCCGACCCGGTACAGAAAGGGAAATCCGTTCGGTATAACCGCATAACGGTGCCGATCTATTTATCTCAAAAGCCATCGAAAAAGGCCGGCAAGATTAACGGTATCAACTACCGGCAAATGGTTTTGGATTATCTTAAAACAGGCAGTGCCTATCAGGTAGAAATCCTCCGCAGAGACGGTAAATATTACGTCCATGTGAGTATTGAAGAAGAAGTTCCGATGCCATATAACCATAAGGGTGCGTTTGGTGTAGACACCAATCCGGACGGATTAGGCGTAACCCAGGCAGACTGTCTGGGGCAATACCGGGGCAGTGAATGGCTTGTCCAAGGCGAATGGACTTATGCCAGAACAAACCGGAGAAATAACCAGACCTGCGAAATGGCTAAGAAAGTGATCCTCCGAGCTAAAGAAAAAGGTTACGCTCTGGCGGTAGAGGACTTGAAGTTTAAAAATGACAAGTCCGTAACGGCCAAGTTTAACCGAATGAGTCACAGTTTTGTCTGGTCGAAGTTTCTAAAAGCAGTTGACCGGTGTGCTGCCCGTGAGGGAGTGCCGATATTAAAGGTAAAACCGGCTTTTACTTCGGTCATAGGCATCCTAAAATACCAGCACATGTACGGCATAGCTGTTCACGAAGCGGCAGGCTATGTCATAGCCCGGCGTGGCTTGGGCTTTTATCATGAGAAGATACCCAAGATGTTGCTTGATAAACTGGTTAAAAAGAAACCTGAATTTAAACAAATGGCAAATTGGAAACAATGGTCAGCAGTTAAAAAGTCTGTGCTGGCCAAGATTAAAAAAATCACGAAAAGGAAGAGGGTGAATAGCCTGGTTTCATGGCAGATTCACCGGAAAAATGTGTTAGGTATAGGTTAA
- a CDS encoding NAD(P)/FAD-dependent oxidoreductase, producing MTTPKGSFIQRDKETYAIVPKTPLGLITPELMKTIADTAIKYNIPIIKITSGQRMALVGMKPEIVDNVWSDLGTEIGPAVEPCVHYVQACPGTAVCKFGIQDSLGLGMSLEKMLVNIELELPAKAKIGISGCPNTCGESRVRDIGLIGKKSGWTFIFGGNSGARPRIGDVIAENLTNEEAIELAKKCLNYYKENANKKERTARFIERIGIEEFKKAIL from the coding sequence ATGACTACACCTAAAGGTTCATTTATTCAGAGGGATAAGGAAACATATGCTATTGTTCCCAAAACGCCCCTTGGACTCATTACACCGGAATTAATGAAAACTATAGCTGATACCGCAATAAAGTATAATATTCCGATTATAAAAATTACATCCGGTCAAAGGATGGCTTTGGTGGGTATGAAGCCAGAAATTGTTGATAATGTGTGGAGTGACTTGGGTACTGAAATAGGACCGGCAGTTGAACCTTGTGTGCATTATGTCCAAGCATGTCCCGGTACCGCTGTATGTAAATTTGGTATACAAGACTCTTTGGGGCTTGGTATGAGTCTCGAAAAGATGTTAGTTAATATTGAGCTTGAACTGCCGGCAAAAGCCAAGATTGGTATATCAGGTTGTCCCAACACATGCGGCGAATCTCGTGTCAGAGATATCGGTCTAATAGGTAAAAAAAGTGGTTGGACATTTATTTTTGGTGGGAATTCGGGTGCCCGTCCCCGTATCGGTGATGTAATCGCTGAGAATCTGACTAATGAGGAAGCTATTGAACTTGCTAAGAAATGCTTAAATTATTATAAGGAAAATGCAAATAAGAAGGAAAGAACTGCAAGGTTTATCGAGAGAATTGGAATTGAAGAATTCAAAAAAGCAATATTATAA
- a CDS encoding RrF2 family transcriptional regulator, with protein sequence MQITRQTEYAIHAVIELAQIPFGDFVLIRQIANKLNIPEMFLKKTVQALNKSGIVVTQRGTNGGVRLSRPSDKLTVADVMAAIEGPLMLNVCLGENYQCSNKPFCSIHKILQRTQKAVLRELSRETFADIIKNKLRLEKRVEEV encoded by the coding sequence ATGCAGATAACCAGACAAACGGAATATGCCATACATGCTGTTATAGAACTTGCCCAAATACCCTTCGGTGATTTTGTTCTTATTAGACAAATAGCAAATAAACTCAATATCCCGGAAATGTTTCTTAAGAAGACTGTTCAGGCGTTAAATAAAAGCGGGATAGTTGTTACCCAGAGGGGTACTAATGGCGGAGTAAGACTAAGTCGACCCAGTGACAAGCTAACAGTAGCTGATGTAATGGCTGCCATCGAAGGACCGTTAATGTTAAATGTTTGTCTGGGTGAAAATTACCAATGTAGTAATAAACCTTTCTGCAGTATCCATAAAATACTGCAGAGAACACAAAAAGCGGTTCTAAGGGAACTTTCCCGAGAAACATTTGCAGATATTATAAAAAATAAATTACGCCTGGAAAAGAGAGTAGAGGAGGTGTAA
- a CDS encoding DUF362 domain-containing protein, with product MYPVVNSETCVACATCFEVCPAEPKVFEVTDYSKVINPEACLECGACEENCPTGSIKLIDN from the coding sequence ATGTATCCCGTTGTGAATAGCGAAACCTGTGTTGCTTGTGCCACTTGCTTTGAAGTTTGCCCGGCTGAGCCCAAAGTTTTTGAAGTAACTGACTATTCTAAGGTAATAAATCCCGAGGCTTGTCTTGAGTGTGGCGCTTGTGAGGAGAATTGTCCAACCGGCTCTATTAAACTAATTGATAATTAA
- the hcp gene encoding hydroxylamine reductase encodes MFCNQCEQTAKGTGCTVIGVCGKKPEVAALQDLLLHAVKGMSLYANEGRRVGVIDQEVNALTCEAVFSTLTNVNFDPKRLQVLINTCAELTAKLKEKVAQAGGKINFTDPAANFVPTSDLESLVKQGELVGIINDHDADPDIQSLQQIMVYGIKGVAAYADHAHILGQEDDKVYAFIHEGLAALANKELNLNDWIALVLKCGEINLRVMELLDAANTGTYGHPVPTTVPLGHKKGKCILISGHDLKDLEELLKQTEGKGIYVYTHGEMLPTHGYPQLKKYGHFYGHFGTAWQNQKKEFAEFPGAILMTTNCIQEPQKSYADNIFTTGLVAWPGVQHVKNGDFGPVIEKALAMPGFESDEDKGSVMVGFARNTVLSVADKVIAGVKSGAIKHFFLVGGCDGAKSGRSYYADFVEKAPKDTVILTLACGKFRFFDKQLGDIGGIPRLLDIGQCNDAYSAIQIAVALANAFGCGVNDLPLSLIISWYEQKAVAILLTLLHLGIKNIRLGPSLPAFVSPNVLDVLVKNFDIKTITTPEEDLAAILK; translated from the coding sequence ATGTTTTGCAATCAATGCGAGCAAACAGCTAAAGGAACAGGATGTACTGTTATAGGAGTTTGCGGGAAGAAGCCCGAAGTAGCGGCGCTGCAGGATTTACTGCTGCATGCGGTCAAAGGGATGTCTCTGTATGCTAATGAAGGTCGCCGTGTAGGTGTAATAGATCAGGAAGTAAACGCTTTAACCTGTGAAGCTGTATTCTCTACCCTGACCAATGTTAATTTTGACCCAAAGCGGTTACAAGTACTCATTAATACTTGTGCTGAACTTACTGCAAAGTTAAAAGAAAAAGTTGCCCAGGCCGGCGGAAAAATTAATTTTACGGATCCCGCGGCCAACTTCGTACCTACTTCCGATTTGGAGAGTTTGGTTAAACAAGGTGAGTTAGTTGGTATAATTAATGATCATGATGCCGATCCTGACATCCAATCCCTGCAGCAAATTATGGTTTATGGTATAAAAGGTGTGGCAGCCTATGCCGACCACGCTCATATCCTGGGCCAGGAGGATGATAAAGTTTATGCCTTTATCCATGAAGGCTTGGCAGCTCTGGCCAATAAGGAGTTAAACCTAAACGACTGGATAGCCCTGGTATTGAAATGCGGTGAAATTAACTTAAGAGTTATGGAACTGCTGGATGCAGCCAATACCGGCACCTACGGACACCCGGTACCTACAACAGTTCCTCTGGGACATAAGAAGGGTAAGTGCATTCTCATCTCCGGCCATGACCTTAAAGACCTGGAAGAGCTGCTCAAGCAGACTGAAGGAAAAGGCATTTATGTATACACCCATGGTGAGATGCTGCCAACCCACGGTTATCCCCAATTGAAAAAATACGGACATTTCTACGGTCACTTCGGGACTGCCTGGCAAAATCAAAAGAAAGAATTTGCTGAGTTTCCCGGTGCTATCCTGATGACCACTAACTGTATACAGGAACCGCAGAAGTCTTATGCCGATAATATTTTTACCACCGGTTTGGTGGCCTGGCCCGGTGTACAGCATGTAAAAAACGGCGACTTTGGTCCGGTTATAGAAAAAGCTCTGGCCATGCCCGGTTTTGAGTCGGATGAAGATAAAGGCAGCGTAATGGTGGGATTTGCCCGCAATACAGTTTTAAGCGTAGCGGACAAAGTAATCGCGGGAGTGAAGAGTGGCGCTATTAAACACTTCTTCCTGGTTGGCGGATGTGACGGTGCCAAGTCAGGACGCAGCTACTATGCCGATTTCGTGGAAAAAGCACCTAAGGACACAGTTATCCTGACCTTAGCCTGCGGCAAGTTCCGCTTCTTCGATAAACAGCTGGGTGATATCGGGGGTATTCCGAGATTGCTTGACATAGGACAGTGCAATGATGCCTACTCGGCTATTCAGATTGCTGTGGCTCTGGCTAACGCTTTTGGATGTGGGGTCAATGACCTGCCGCTTTCACTGATAATTTCCTGGTACGAGCAAAAAGCCGTAGCAATTCTGCTCACATTGTTACACCTGGGAATTAAGAATATTCGCTTAGGCCCCAGCCTGCCGGCCTTTGTCAGCCCGAACGTGCTGGATGTACTGGTTAAGAACTTTGATATCAAGACCATCACTACACCGGAAGAGGATCTGGCTGCTATTCTGAAGTAA
- a CDS encoding radical SAM protein has protein sequence MKLTGLHILLTYRCTFECDHCFVWGSPWQSGTLSLKQLREILRQAEAVGSLEWIYFEGGEPFLFYPVLLEAVREASAAGFRVGIVTNGYWATSFEDALGWLRPFAGLVSSLSVSSDLYHYDEVISLQMKNATQAAERLGLPIEMISIAQPEAPQQSCSAGQPTAAAEAAEKSESGIMYRGRAAENLAMRAAWRSWTEFGECPCEDLCEPGRIHLDPFGYLHVCQGISIGNLFHRPLKEICADYRPNEHPIIGPLLNGGPVELVKRYSLPHFDEYADACHLCYTARFALRERFPETLVPDQMYGTSKF, from the coding sequence ATGAAACTCACCGGATTGCATATACTCTTGACCTACCGATGCACCTTTGAGTGCGACCATTGCTTTGTTTGGGGCAGTCCCTGGCAGAGCGGCACACTGTCCCTGAAACAGCTGCGAGAAATTCTGCGGCAAGCTGAAGCGGTCGGGTCGCTTGAATGGATTTATTTCGAAGGTGGAGAGCCATTTCTTTTTTACCCGGTGTTGCTGGAGGCTGTGCGAGAAGCTTCAGCCGCGGGTTTTCGAGTTGGCATTGTCACGAACGGATATTGGGCAACCAGCTTTGAGGACGCCTTGGGGTGGTTGCGTCCTTTTGCCGGCCTGGTGAGCAGCCTATCCGTAAGCAGCGATCTGTACCATTACGACGAGGTGATAAGCTTGCAAATGAAGAACGCCACTCAGGCCGCCGAAAGATTGGGTTTGCCCATCGAAATGATCAGCATCGCCCAGCCGGAGGCGCCACAGCAGAGCTGCTCTGCGGGCCAGCCAACAGCCGCTGCTGAAGCTGCTGAAAAAAGCGAGAGTGGGATTATGTATCGCGGTCGGGCGGCTGAGAATCTCGCCATGCGGGCTGCCTGGCGGTCTTGGACGGAATTTGGCGAATGTCCTTGCGAAGACCTGTGCGAGCCTGGTAGGATTCACCTGGATCCGTTTGGGTATCTTCATGTCTGCCAGGGCATCTCTATCGGCAACCTGTTTCACCGACCTTTAAAGGAAATTTGTGCCGACTATCGTCCGAATGAGCATCCAATCATTGGTCCCCTGCTGAACGGAGGTCCGGTTGAGCTGGTGAAGCGCTACTCATTGCCTCACTTTGATGAGTATGCCGACGCTTGCCATTTGTGCTACACCGCCCGTTTCGCCTTGCGAGAGCGTTTCCCGGAGACGTTGGTTCCCGACCAGATGTATGGAACCTCTAAGTTTTAG
- the abc-f gene encoding ribosomal protection-like ABC-F family protein: MSLINVANLTFAYDGSYENIIENVSFQIDTDWKLGFTGRNGRGKTTFLNLLLGKYEYSGNIAANVSFEYFPFKVVNKENNTLDVISDIFPEYLHWKLMREFSLLEVSENILYRPFDSLSYGEQSKVLLATLFLKENNFLLIDEPTNHLDITARKLVSDYLNTKKGFILVSHDRAFLDNCIDHILSINKTNIEIQKGNFSCWWENKKRQDNFELAEHEKLKKGIQRLSDSAKRTSNWSHEVEKTKKGTKNSGSKVDKGYIGHKAAKMMKRSKSIETRQQSAIEEKSKLLKNIEDSDSLKIPQLVYHKMRLAELENVSIFYNEKMVCKDVGFIIEQGDRIALTGKNGSGKSSIIKLICNENISFTGTFRKGSQLKISYVSQNTSHLQGNLAGYAVNNGIEESLLKAILRKLGFSRVQFEKDMSTFSDGQKKKVLIAKSLCEQAHLYIWDEPLNYIDVISRIQIEDLLLEHQPTILFVEHDRTFCGNIATKFVNMHGL, translated from the coding sequence ATGTCGTTAATAAATGTTGCAAACCTGACGTTTGCCTATGATGGCAGCTATGAAAACATAATTGAAAACGTGAGTTTCCAAATAGATACCGATTGGAAATTAGGATTTACGGGAAGAAATGGCAGGGGTAAGACAACCTTTCTCAATTTGTTGCTTGGTAAATATGAATATAGCGGTAATATTGCTGCAAATGTCAGCTTTGAATATTTTCCTTTCAAAGTAGTAAACAAGGAAAACAATACCCTTGATGTAATCAGTGATATTTTTCCGGAATATCTTCATTGGAAATTGATGCGTGAATTTTCATTGCTGGAGGTTTCTGAGAATATTTTATATCGTCCCTTTGATTCATTGTCCTACGGAGAACAATCGAAAGTGTTGCTTGCCACTTTATTTCTTAAGGAAAATAATTTTCTTTTAATTGATGAGCCGACCAATCACCTTGACATTACTGCGAGAAAACTTGTCAGTGATTATCTCAACACCAAAAAAGGTTTTATTCTGGTATCACATGACAGAGCATTTCTTGATAACTGTATTGATCATATTCTTTCAATTAATAAAACCAATATAGAAATCCAAAAAGGCAATTTTTCCTGTTGGTGGGAAAATAAAAAAAGGCAGGATAATTTTGAGCTTGCGGAGCACGAAAAACTTAAAAAAGGCATTCAACGCTTGTCTGATTCTGCTAAACGGACGAGTAACTGGTCGCACGAAGTGGAAAAAACAAAAAAGGGAACAAAAAATTCAGGTTCCAAGGTGGATAAGGGTTATATTGGCCATAAGGCCGCTAAAATGATGAAACGCTCCAAGTCAATCGAAACCAGACAGCAATCTGCTATTGAGGAAAAGTCTAAACTTCTCAAAAATATTGAAGACTCCGACAGCCTGAAGATTCCTCAACTTGTTTATCATAAAATGCGACTTGCCGAGCTTGAAAATGTGTCAATATTTTATAATGAAAAGATGGTTTGCAAAGATGTAGGTTTTATTATTGAGCAAGGTGATCGAATTGCGCTTACTGGTAAAAACGGCTCAGGAAAGTCAAGTATTATCAAACTTATTTGTAATGAAAATATAAGCTTTACAGGCACTTTCAGGAAAGGAAGTCAGCTTAAAATATCCTATGTTTCACAGAACACGTCGCATCTTCAGGGTAATTTAGCTGGTTATGCTGTGAATAACGGGATTGAGGAGAGTCTTTTAAAAGCTATTTTAAGAAAGCTTGGTTTTTCCAGGGTTCAATTTGAAAAGGATATGTCAACTTTCAGCGATGGCCAAAAGAAAAAAGTGCTGATTGCCAAAAGTCTATGTGAACAAGCGCATCTGTATATTTGGGATGAGCCACTCAACTATATTGATGTAATTTCCCGTATACAAATCGAAGATCTGTTGCTTGAACACCAACCGACTATTTTGTTTGTAGAGCATGATAGGACATTCTGTGGGAATATTGCGACAAAGTTTGTAAATATGCATGGGCTATAG
- a CDS encoding MFS transporter translates to MIKEGIAVNFKNTFPALANENFRYFWLGQCISFLGTWMQRAAQQWLVYTITKSALLLGVLGVAQFSPILLFSLFAGVFVDRYPKKKIILITQTALMLQSFLLALLVWTGHVRYWQVLFLATIMGLANTLDMPARQSFFIDLVGKKDLTNAIALNSAIVNLARITGPTIAALLMANFGASFCFLFNAVSFIPAIIGLNLAKPITNDSNSIPKKQENVFASIIEGLKYILSKPILLIAVAVMLAVGTFAMNMEVIFPVFADKALHKGVHGYGFLLSANGLGSLAGSFWMAARSKMGPSIKYLFISSLILSLLLITINFIHFYILTLIISAVLGFSSIIFMMTVNSTIQLNTNNRYRGRIMSVYTLAFAGTTPLGNLFAGSITEKYGPGIGFLMCGAVTGILVLFIMIISLIGLKRDQLED, encoded by the coding sequence ATGATCAAAGAAGGTATTGCAGTAAATTTTAAAAACACCTTCCCTGCCCTGGCCAATGAAAATTTCCGCTATTTCTGGCTCGGCCAGTGTATTTCGTTTCTGGGTACATGGATGCAGCGGGCGGCTCAACAGTGGTTAGTATATACAATAACAAAATCAGCCTTATTACTGGGAGTTTTGGGTGTAGCACAATTTTCACCTATTCTATTATTTTCACTCTTTGCCGGTGTGTTTGTCGACAGGTACCCCAAGAAAAAAATTATTCTAATCACACAAACAGCCCTAATGCTGCAATCTTTTTTATTGGCTTTATTGGTATGGACAGGGCATGTCAGGTACTGGCAAGTTTTATTTCTGGCCACAATAATGGGATTGGCCAACACGCTGGATATGCCGGCCAGACAGTCATTCTTTATCGATCTTGTGGGAAAAAAGGACCTAACTAACGCTATTGCTTTAAATTCTGCTATAGTTAACCTAGCCAGAATAACCGGTCCGACAATAGCCGCATTATTAATGGCTAATTTTGGCGCCAGCTTCTGCTTTTTATTTAATGCCGTCAGTTTTATACCTGCAATAATAGGTCTGAATCTGGCAAAGCCAATAACAAACGACAGTAATAGTATTCCTAAAAAACAAGAGAATGTGTTTGCCAGTATCATTGAGGGTCTTAAATACATTTTATCTAAGCCGATATTATTAATCGCAGTTGCGGTCATGCTGGCAGTAGGCACCTTTGCCATGAATATGGAAGTTATCTTTCCCGTTTTTGCTGATAAGGCCCTGCATAAAGGGGTGCACGGATATGGTTTTCTTTTATCTGCCAACGGTTTAGGCTCACTTGCAGGCTCATTTTGGATGGCAGCTAGATCTAAAATGGGACCCAGTATAAAATACTTATTTATTAGTTCTCTTATACTATCACTTTTACTCATAACAATAAACTTCATCCACTTCTATATATTGACACTAATTATTAGCGCAGTATTAGGTTTTTCCAGTATTATTTTCATGATGACAGTTAACTCTACTATCCAGCTAAACACAAACAACCGCTACCGGGGTCGAATCATGAGCGTTTACACACTGGCTTTTGCCGGAACAACTCCCTTAGGCAATCTTTTCGCCGGAAGTATCACAGAGAAATACGGGCCGGGAATTGGTTTTTTGATGTGCGGCGCAGTTACGGGCATACTGGTTCTGTTTATTATGATCATAAGCCTTATCGGATTGAAAAGGGATCAGTTGGAAGATTGA